One segment of Pontibacter akesuensis DNA contains the following:
- a CDS encoding M16 family metallopeptidase — MKRKFIICLLWCATSLAAMAQSKSNKIEFTEYTLPNGLHVILHQDKSTPNVAVSVLYHVGSKNEVAGRSGFAHFFEHLMFEGTENIGRGEYSSLVQKAGGALNANTSFDRTYYYELLPSNQVELGLWLEAERMKHAKVDEVGVETQRKVVQEEKRERIDNQPYGSMGENVFSLAYKEHPYKTMPIGSFEDLNAASIEEFRDFYKTFYVPNNATLSIAGDINIEETKKMIEKYFAGIPKGTKEIPRPNVVEPKQTEERRKTVYDNIQLPAVIQAYHVPEQGTDDFYALSMLTTLLSGGESARLPKALVDKQQKAVAAASIPFPTEDPGLFLTFAIANMGVEVDDLEQAMNAEIERVKTEPLSDREFQKLQNQIESNFVQQNSTVAGRAESLANYAVYFGDANLINTELQRYMKVTKDDIQRVAKEYLTKNNRVVLHYLPKSAQPK; from the coding sequence ATGAAACGCAAGTTTATCATCTGCCTTTTGTGGTGTGCCACCAGCCTCGCGGCCATGGCGCAGAGCAAAAGCAACAAGATCGAGTTTACGGAGTACACGCTCCCGAACGGCCTGCACGTAATCCTGCACCAGGACAAGTCTACGCCGAATGTGGCGGTATCGGTGCTGTACCACGTGGGTTCCAAAAATGAAGTGGCAGGACGCTCTGGCTTTGCGCACTTTTTCGAGCACCTGATGTTTGAGGGCACCGAGAACATCGGCCGCGGCGAGTACAGCTCGCTCGTGCAAAAGGCAGGTGGCGCTCTTAATGCCAACACCTCCTTCGACCGCACTTATTACTACGAATTGCTGCCATCAAACCAGGTGGAACTTGGCCTGTGGCTGGAAGCAGAGCGCATGAAGCACGCCAAAGTAGACGAGGTGGGCGTGGAAACACAGCGCAAGGTAGTTCAGGAAGAGAAGCGGGAGCGTATCGACAACCAGCCTTACGGCTCGATGGGCGAGAACGTGTTTTCGCTGGCTTACAAGGAGCACCCTTACAAGACAATGCCAATCGGATCCTTCGAAGACCTGAATGCCGCCAGTATTGAGGAGTTCCGTGACTTCTACAAGACCTTCTATGTGCCAAACAACGCGACGCTTTCCATCGCCGGCGACATCAACATAGAGGAGACCAAGAAGATGATCGAGAAGTATTTTGCTGGTATTCCGAAAGGCACCAAAGAAATTCCTCGCCCGAACGTGGTAGAGCCAAAGCAGACCGAAGAGCGACGTAAAACGGTGTATGACAACATTCAGTTACCCGCCGTTATTCAGGCGTACCATGTGCCGGAGCAGGGAACAGATGATTTTTATGCCCTTTCTATGCTGACGACACTGCTTTCAGGTGGCGAGAGTGCCCGCCTGCCAAAGGCGCTGGTTGATAAGCAGCAGAAGGCAGTGGCCGCTGCCTCTATTCCCTTCCCAACAGAAGATCCGGGCCTGTTCCTGACTTTTGCCATCGCCAACATGGGCGTGGAAGTGGACGACCTGGAGCAAGCGATGAACGCCGAGATTGAGCGCGTAAAGACAGAACCACTTTCTGACCGTGAGTTCCAGAAGCTACAGAACCAGATCGAGAGCAACTTTGTGCAGCAGAACAGCACCGTAGCCGGTCGTGCCGAAAGCCTTGCTAACTATGCGGTATACTTCGGCGATGCTAACCTGATCAACACAGAGTTGCAGCGCTACATGAAGGTAACGAAGGATGATATCCAGCGCGTGGCAAAGGAGTACCTCACCAAGAACAACCGCGTGGTACTGCATTACCTGCCAAAATCAGCTCAACCAAAATAG
- a CDS encoding M16 family metallopeptidase, whose protein sequence is MIKKLYSTAFLALALMSVMPAQAQQSTPPPPGPAPKIELGKYENFTLKNGLKVYVVENHKQPVVSMSLVLDRDPILEGNKAGYVQAAGQMMRTGTTKRTKDQFDEQVDFIGANLGFSSTGFNASSLKKHLPVLTDLTTDALLNPKFTQEELDKIKKQMKASLAQSKDNPDAIASRTRNLVLYGKDHPYGEVMTEETVDNITLQDIQNYYDTYYKPNIGYLAVVGDVTPKEMKKLLKKSLAKWEKGNVKEQKFDLPKTPDQTQVVIVDRPSAVQSSLILTNPADLKPGAEDAVAASLMNNILGGGMDSRLFQNLRETHGYTYGAYSSINNDEILGRFNASANVRNAVTDSAVVEFMNELTKIRNERVSDEELRDAKAYIMGSFGRGLENPATVAVYAINTARYGLPEDYYANYLKKVEAVTADDIQRVAQKYINPDKMYILAVGNASEISDKLKKFDKDDNQIAYYNTVGEKVDRKAMGVPAGLTAEKVIADYINAIGGKANIEKLKDVSITSNASIQGMTLVFKQQQKGNDKFAVQVLMNNNPMQRMIINGDKGKMEAPMQGVNKQLTADELKTQKLEANLFPALQYDKLGIKTKLAGVEDVNGTEAYAVEVTQPNGQKATHYFAKDSGLRLKEVNNLETPQGVITQTKTYSNYKEVNGVKFPYVVETVVGPQTVKAEVQNIEVNKNLSDDIFKM, encoded by the coding sequence ATGATAAAGAAACTATATAGTACCGCATTTCTGGCGTTGGCGCTGATGAGCGTAATGCCGGCGCAGGCGCAGCAGTCTACGCCTCCGCCCCCAGGCCCTGCGCCTAAAATTGAACTGGGCAAGTATGAGAACTTCACCCTGAAGAACGGCCTGAAAGTATACGTGGTGGAAAACCACAAGCAGCCGGTTGTCTCCATGTCGTTAGTATTGGACCGCGATCCGATACTGGAAGGCAATAAGGCGGGCTATGTGCAGGCCGCTGGGCAGATGATGCGCACCGGCACTACAAAACGCACCAAAGATCAGTTTGACGAGCAGGTAGACTTTATCGGCGCAAACCTGGGCTTCTCCTCCACGGGCTTCAACGCCTCCTCGCTGAAGAAGCACCTGCCTGTGCTAACAGACCTGACGACGGATGCCCTGTTGAACCCGAAGTTCACACAGGAGGAGCTGGATAAGATCAAAAAGCAGATGAAAGCCAGCCTGGCCCAGTCGAAGGACAACCCGGATGCCATTGCCAGCCGCACACGCAATCTGGTATTGTATGGCAAAGACCATCCGTACGGGGAGGTAATGACTGAGGAAACTGTGGACAACATCACGCTGCAGGACATCCAGAACTACTACGACACCTATTACAAGCCAAACATCGGCTACCTGGCTGTGGTGGGCGACGTGACGCCGAAGGAGATGAAGAAACTTCTGAAGAAGTCGCTGGCGAAGTGGGAAAAAGGCAATGTGAAAGAGCAGAAGTTTGACTTGCCAAAAACGCCGGACCAAACGCAGGTGGTCATTGTGGACCGCCCAAGCGCGGTACAGAGTTCCCTGATCCTGACAAACCCAGCTGACCTGAAGCCAGGCGCAGAGGACGCCGTGGCAGCTTCTTTGATGAACAACATCCTGGGCGGTGGCATGGACTCCCGCCTGTTCCAGAACCTGCGCGAAACGCACGGCTATACTTATGGCGCCTACTCGTCCATCAACAACGATGAGATTCTGGGTCGCTTTAACGCCAGCGCCAACGTACGAAACGCCGTTACAGACAGCGCCGTGGTGGAATTCATGAATGAGCTAACCAAAATCCGCAACGAGCGCGTGAGCGACGAAGAACTCCGTGATGCCAAGGCTTACATTATGGGCAGCTTTGGCCGTGGCCTGGAGAACCCTGCTACGGTAGCGGTTTACGCCATCAACACCGCCCGTTATGGCCTGCCTGAGGATTATTATGCCAATTACCTGAAAAAGGTGGAGGCTGTAACCGCCGATGACATCCAGCGCGTGGCGCAGAAGTACATCAACCCGGATAAAATGTACATTTTGGCAGTTGGTAACGCCTCTGAAATTTCGGACAAGCTGAAGAAGTTCGACAAGGACGACAACCAGATTGCCTACTATAACACTGTTGGCGAGAAAGTGGACCGCAAGGCCATGGGCGTGCCAGCCGGTCTAACAGCAGAAAAAGTGATTGCTGACTACATTAACGCCATCGGTGGCAAAGCCAACATCGAGAAGCTGAAGGATGTCAGCATCACCAGCAACGCCAGCATTCAGGGCATGACGCTCGTTTTTAAGCAGCAGCAGAAAGGCAATGACAAGTTTGCCGTGCAGGTACTGATGAATAACAACCCCATGCAGCGCATGATCATCAACGGCGATAAGGGCAAGATGGAAGCGCCGATGCAAGGCGTGAACAAGCAGCTGACCGCCGATGAGCTGAAAACACAGAAGTTGGAGGCGAACCTGTTTCCTGCCCTTCAGTACGACAAGCTCGGCATCAAAACGAAACTGGCGGGCGTGGAAGATGTGAACGGCACAGAGGCCTACGCAGTGGAGGTAACGCAGCCAAACGGCCAGAAAGCCACTCACTACTTCGCAAAAGACTCTGGTCTGCGCCTGAAAGAGGTGAACAACCTGGAAACACCGCAGGGTGTCATCACCCAGACGAAAACCTACAGCAACTACAAAGAGGTGAACGGCGTGAAGTTTCCTTACGTGGTGGAGACAGTGGTAGGTCCGCAAACAGTTAAAGCCGAGGTGCAGAACATTGAGGTAAACAAAAACCTTAGCGACGACATCTTCAAGATGTAA
- a CDS encoding erythromycin esterase family protein, with product MHTLYLQNKIAPQVKAHLAPMDLSGTSTDTAAFHQALARIVSGKSIVGFGEATHGTAEFERAFALITRKLVREQGFNVVVFAEMNFADTWQLNKYVLQDSGETEVGFHTPYTFLQEDRLQLIEWIHAYNRGKPAHEKVWFMGADVNTPNGAAHNALLYCSENDISLPTETRAALTAIAQLPLYSQAEALRDSTSLKNILAKLAPLYQLVQQHASQQDSLDLRQLWLAQSIASLNSALKSYYAVSHTEDPFRDSTMYSNLKWVLAQRPDAKMLVYAHNKHIEKKLGISDLSPDLARLGWHINQHHQKAFAVIGTEAWKGKYVYSAEGEATDIVNKAGKIGTTLAKATATPVGLIHLNATPELTDFFNRKHTITVGIASPASMYSRTKELAEAFDAILYVRESSPIKIRELYGFNLALELDRAKHANMLKSNSLILAGATSYTTLDSYQPGKGVKFTVNFLNKDKELISFKAAPVLPDSKLDHEFVFPDATAYVLLSFTGEKVQEFSLADLTINGIPAKEKDLILSSKSYKKSYYKGNNMQATSPTVIRVSL from the coding sequence GTGCATACACTGTACCTGCAAAATAAGATCGCTCCGCAGGTAAAAGCACACCTCGCCCCGATGGATCTTTCTGGCACCAGCACAGACACAGCAGCATTTCATCAAGCCCTGGCCCGAATAGTTTCCGGTAAATCCATTGTAGGTTTTGGAGAGGCCACACACGGTACCGCAGAATTTGAGCGGGCCTTCGCTCTTATTACCAGAAAGCTTGTGCGCGAGCAAGGCTTCAACGTAGTTGTGTTCGCAGAAATGAACTTTGCCGACACATGGCAGCTCAACAAGTATGTGCTGCAGGATAGTGGAGAAACCGAGGTTGGTTTTCACACGCCCTATACTTTCCTTCAGGAGGACCGGCTGCAGCTTATAGAGTGGATCCATGCCTACAACAGAGGTAAACCAGCGCATGAAAAGGTGTGGTTCATGGGCGCTGATGTGAACACCCCCAACGGGGCAGCCCACAACGCGCTCCTTTACTGCAGCGAGAACGACATCTCCCTTCCCACCGAAACACGTGCAGCACTAACAGCCATCGCGCAGCTTCCGCTGTACAGCCAGGCAGAGGCCTTGCGGGATAGCACTTCGCTGAAAAACATTCTTGCAAAATTAGCTCCGCTTTACCAACTGGTGCAGCAGCATGCCAGCCAGCAAGACAGCCTTGACCTAAGGCAGTTATGGCTGGCCCAAAGTATAGCCAGTCTAAATAGTGCCCTTAAGTCCTACTATGCGGTAAGTCATACAGAAGACCCCTTCAGAGACTCCACCATGTACAGCAACCTGAAATGGGTGCTGGCGCAGAGGCCGGATGCCAAAATGCTGGTGTATGCGCACAATAAACACATCGAGAAGAAACTGGGCATCAGCGACCTATCGCCTGACTTAGCGCGGCTGGGCTGGCATATTAACCAGCACCATCAGAAGGCGTTTGCTGTAATCGGTACGGAAGCCTGGAAGGGGAAATACGTGTATTCGGCAGAGGGAGAGGCAACTGACATTGTGAATAAAGCAGGCAAAATAGGCACAACCCTTGCCAAGGCAACTGCCACTCCTGTAGGCTTGATACACCTGAATGCCACCCCGGAACTGACTGATTTTTTTAACCGGAAACACACTATAACAGTTGGCATTGCTTCGCCGGCCAGCATGTATTCACGCACAAAGGAGCTTGCTGAGGCATTCGATGCCATCCTTTACGTTAGGGAGTCGAGCCCAATTAAAATAAGAGAGCTGTACGGGTTTAACCTGGCATTGGAACTGGACAGAGCGAAGCACGCAAACATGCTGAAAAGCAATTCGCTCATACTTGCCGGTGCCACCTCCTACACCACACTGGACTCTTATCAACCCGGCAAAGGCGTAAAATTTACTGTTAACTTTTTGAATAAGGATAAAGAACTTATCAGCTTCAAGGCTGCTCCTGTACTTCCCGATAGTAAGTTAGATCATGAATTTGTCTTTCCGGATGCAACCGCTTATGTGTTGCTAAGCTTTACAGGAGAAAAAGTACAAGAATTCTCTCTTGCTGATCTTACCATCAACGGGATACCGGCAAAAGAGAAGGATTTGATACTAAGCAGCAAAAGCTACAAGAAAAGTTATTATAAGGGAAATAACATGCAGGCAACTTCCCCTACTGTTATAAGAGTTAGTCTTTAG
- a CDS encoding DUF72 domain-containing protein — protein MDFGRLADISGVDFALPPNHPDTLPLLQQAGSYIKPQVYVGLPVWVNKAWVGKYYPAAMPEKESLHWYARQFDTIELNSTHYHIPSPDTIDRWRNTVPRGFKFCPKFPQLISHEAALRSTQDVTAAFCASIAGLEDKLGEAFLQLPPYFAPKQLSDLEAFLQFIPESIPLTVELRHEGWFTDNVASLELFEVLEKYKVGTVMTDVAGRRDVLHMRLTTPSAMIRFVGNGLHPTDYTRIDAWVERLQEWFSNGLRQLYFFVHEPDNTLAPELATYLIERLNKVCGFDLKPPKKTQQPVQGELF, from the coding sequence ATGGATTTCGGAAGGCTAGCAGATATCAGCGGCGTTGACTTTGCGCTGCCCCCCAACCACCCCGATACGCTGCCCTTGCTGCAGCAGGCCGGGAGCTATATCAAGCCGCAGGTATACGTGGGGCTACCGGTATGGGTAAACAAAGCCTGGGTGGGTAAATACTATCCCGCCGCCATGCCCGAAAAGGAGTCGCTGCACTGGTATGCCCGGCAATTTGATACCATCGAGCTCAACAGCACGCACTACCACATCCCCAGCCCCGACACCATTGACCGCTGGCGAAACACCGTGCCACGGGGCTTCAAGTTCTGCCCCAAGTTTCCGCAGCTCATCAGCCATGAAGCCGCCCTGCGCAGCACTCAGGATGTAACCGCCGCTTTCTGTGCCTCGATTGCCGGTTTGGAAGATAAGCTGGGCGAAGCCTTTCTGCAGTTGCCGCCCTACTTTGCCCCAAAGCAGCTCTCGGATCTGGAGGCGTTCCTGCAGTTCATCCCAGAGAGCATTCCGCTCACCGTAGAGTTGCGCCACGAAGGGTGGTTTACGGACAATGTGGCCAGCCTGGAGCTGTTTGAGGTGCTGGAGAAGTATAAAGTAGGCACCGTGATGACAGACGTGGCCGGTCGCCGCGATGTGCTGCACATGCGCCTGACCACGCCCTCTGCCATGATCCGCTTTGTGGGCAACGGCCTGCACCCGACCGATTATACCCGCATCGATGCCTGGGTGGAGCGCCTGCAGGAGTGGTTCAGCAACGGTTTGCGCCAGCTATACTTTTTCGTGCACGAACCGGACAATACCCTGGCCCCTGAGCTGGCCACGTACCTGATCGAAAGGCTGAACAAAGTATGCGGCTTTGACCTGAAGCCACCGAAGAAAACGCAGCAACCGGTGCAGGGGGAGTTATTCTGA
- a CDS encoding septal ring lytic transglycosylase RlpA family protein codes for MNDNRKCFFLTVIIFLFIGISQPTIAQDNAAKAETIKGEASWYGSRYHGRKTSSGELYNKYEMTAAHKTLPFGTRVKVTNLDNNESVIVRINDRGPFVGDRIIDVSEAAARELEFHSQGIGRVKIEVLREGAELATAAGFSFDVTSFAGSSMMASDVDTDLANSRN; via the coding sequence ATGAATGATAATAGAAAGTGCTTCTTTTTAACGGTAATCATTTTTCTATTTATTGGCATCAGTCAGCCAACAATTGCACAGGATAATGCAGCAAAAGCCGAGACCATAAAAGGCGAGGCATCGTGGTACGGGAGCCGTTACCACGGAAGAAAAACCAGCAGCGGAGAGCTCTACAACAAGTATGAGATGACCGCCGCACACAAGACACTCCCTTTCGGCACAAGGGTAAAAGTGACCAACCTCGATAACAACGAATCCGTTATCGTGCGCATCAACGACAGAGGCCCGTTTGTGGGCGACCGCATCATTGATGTATCAGAGGCCGCAGCACGCGAGCTTGAATTTCACAGCCAAGGCATCGGACGCGTAAAGATTGAAGTTCTACGCGAGGGAGCCGAACTGGCAACCGCCGCTGGCTTCTCTTTCGATGTCACTTCTTTTGCTGGCAGCAGCATGATGGCTTCCGACGTAGACACGGACTTGGCCAACAGCAGAAACTAA
- a CDS encoding TldD/PmbA family protein translates to MKRRNFLELSALGFGGLMLPSIPVFGDIIAPERALETIDPALKKRLADVALNTAKSKGASYADVRIGRYLQQYVFTREKQVQNIVNAESFGVGVRVLANGTWGFAATSDVSDKGVAKAADQAVAIAKANAKLQKEPVQLAPVKGFGEVSWRTPIQKNAFEVPVGEKADLLLAANAAAMANGANFVNSALFQVNEQKYFASTEGSYIDQDIHRIWPNFTVTVVDKASGKFKTREALSAPMGMGYEYMNPKAAEKIKGPEGTGLTGYRNAYDMLEDAALAAKQAKEKLTAKSVMAGKYDLVLDPNHLGLTIHESVGHPLELDRVLGYEANYAGTSFATLDKWKGKDFKYGSDKVNIFADKIQPGSLGYVGWDDEGVKTKKWDLIKDGVLVNYQAIRDQAHIINEDESHGCAYADNWSSVQFQRMPNVSLAPGKEKKNVDQLIAGVDKGIYIAGRGSYSIDQQRYNFQFGGTTFHEIKNGKIVGPLEDVAYQSNTQEFWNSCADMCDESDYRLFGSFFDGKGQPSQVSAVSHGSAHTRFNGVNVINTARKI, encoded by the coding sequence TTGAAACGACGAAACTTCCTTGAGTTATCGGCGCTGGGCTTCGGTGGCTTAATGCTGCCTTCTATTCCGGTGTTCGGCGATATCATCGCCCCAGAAAGAGCACTAGAGACCATAGACCCGGCGCTGAAGAAAAGACTGGCTGATGTGGCCTTGAACACAGCCAAGTCGAAAGGCGCCTCATACGCCGATGTACGCATTGGCCGTTACCTGCAGCAGTACGTGTTCACCCGCGAGAAGCAGGTGCAGAACATCGTGAACGCTGAGTCGTTTGGTGTGGGCGTGCGTGTGCTGGCTAACGGCACCTGGGGCTTTGCCGCTACCTCTGATGTATCAGACAAGGGCGTAGCCAAGGCCGCCGACCAGGCCGTAGCCATTGCCAAAGCCAACGCCAAGTTACAGAAAGAGCCGGTGCAACTGGCTCCGGTGAAGGGCTTCGGCGAAGTAAGCTGGCGCACCCCAATTCAGAAAAACGCTTTTGAAGTACCCGTAGGAGAGAAAGCAGACCTGCTGCTCGCCGCCAACGCCGCCGCAATGGCCAATGGCGCCAACTTCGTAAACTCAGCCTTGTTTCAGGTAAACGAGCAGAAATACTTTGCCTCTACCGAGGGCTCTTACATCGACCAGGACATCCACCGCATCTGGCCAAACTTTACGGTTACGGTGGTAGACAAGGCCTCTGGCAAGTTCAAAACCCGCGAGGCGTTAAGCGCACCGATGGGCATGGGCTATGAGTACATGAACCCTAAGGCTGCCGAGAAAATTAAAGGACCGGAAGGCACGGGCCTCACCGGCTACCGCAACGCCTACGATATGCTGGAAGACGCCGCCCTGGCTGCCAAGCAGGCGAAAGAGAAACTGACGGCCAAGTCGGTGATGGCGGGCAAGTATGATTTGGTGCTCGACCCGAACCACCTTGGCCTCACCATACACGAATCGGTGGGCCACCCACTCGAACTCGACCGTGTGCTGGGTTACGAAGCAAATTATGCCGGTACTTCCTTTGCCACGCTGGATAAGTGGAAAGGCAAAGACTTTAAGTATGGCTCAGATAAGGTGAACATCTTCGCTGACAAAATACAGCCGGGCTCTTTGGGCTATGTAGGCTGGGATGACGAAGGCGTGAAGACGAAGAAGTGGGATCTGATCAAAGACGGCGTGCTGGTGAACTACCAAGCCATCCGCGACCAGGCGCACATTATCAACGAAGACGAATCGCACGGTTGCGCCTACGCCGACAACTGGAGCTCTGTGCAGTTCCAGCGCATGCCAAATGTATCGCTGGCACCGGGCAAGGAGAAGAAGAACGTAGACCAGCTGATTGCCGGAGTAGACAAAGGCATTTACATCGCAGGCCGTGGCTCCTACTCCATCGACCAGCAGCGCTACAACTTCCAGTTTGGCGGCACTACCTTCCACGAGATCAAGAACGGCAAGATCGTTGGTCCGCTCGAGGACGTGGCGTACCAGAGCAACACCCAGGAATTCTGGAACTCCTGCGCCGACATGTGCGACGAGAGCGATTACCGTCTCTTCGGCTCGTTCTTCGACGGCAAAGGCCAGCCTAGCCAGGTTAGCGCTGTATCGCATGGTTCCGCCCATACCCGTTTCAACGGCGTGAACGTGATTAACACGGCGCGAAAAATTTAG
- a CDS encoding TldD/PmbA family protein encodes MAILSKEEAQAILKKALGFSKADECEITLTGNVGGNIRYARNEVSTSGAEENVSMAVESRFGKRSGVATINEFDDKSLEKVIRRSEETARLAPESPEYVELLGPQKYNTTKSHFESTANINPAYRADAAAKSIKAAADKGLTAAGFLEHYTNFVAKMNNKGLFAYHPSTIVDFSVTMRTDDGTGSGYVTQDFSDVTKLDTGKASQIAAEKAANSKNARALEPGKYTVILEPAASIDLIQNMFGNMDQRSAEEGRSFLSKSGGKTKVGEKLVDERITVYSDPNHADVPTAPFAADGRPQQKVVWIDKGVVKNLYNTRYWASNKGAVSTPPPGNMIMEGGNMSLEDMIKGTKRGILVTRLWYIRTVDPQTLLYTGLTRDGTFYIENGKIMYPVKNFRFNESPVIMLNNLDALGKPQRISGSMVPPMRIRDFTFTSLSDAV; translated from the coding sequence ATGGCAATATTAAGTAAAGAAGAAGCTCAGGCGATACTCAAGAAGGCGCTGGGTTTTTCAAAGGCTGACGAGTGTGAGATCACGCTCACCGGCAACGTAGGCGGGAACATTCGCTATGCCAGAAACGAGGTATCTACCAGCGGCGCTGAGGAGAACGTGTCGATGGCCGTGGAATCCCGCTTCGGCAAGCGCTCTGGCGTGGCCACCATCAACGAGTTCGACGATAAATCACTGGAAAAAGTGATTCGCCGCTCAGAGGAAACTGCGCGCCTGGCACCGGAGAGCCCGGAGTATGTGGAGTTGCTCGGCCCCCAGAAGTATAACACCACCAAATCGCACTTCGAAAGTACAGCCAATATCAACCCCGCTTACCGCGCTGACGCGGCCGCCAAAAGTATAAAGGCTGCTGCCGACAAAGGCCTGACAGCCGCTGGCTTCCTGGAGCACTACACCAACTTTGTAGCGAAGATGAACAACAAAGGGCTGTTCGCTTACCACCCGTCTACCATTGTTGACTTCTCCGTAACCATGCGCACCGACGACGGCACCGGCTCTGGCTATGTGACCCAGGACTTTAGTGACGTAACTAAGCTGGACACGGGCAAAGCCTCTCAGATAGCGGCCGAGAAAGCCGCAAACTCAAAAAACGCCAGAGCACTGGAGCCGGGCAAGTATACCGTTATTCTGGAACCCGCTGCCTCAATAGACCTGATCCAGAACATGTTCGGCAACATGGACCAGCGCAGCGCCGAAGAAGGCCGTAGCTTCCTGAGCAAGTCCGGAGGCAAGACCAAAGTTGGTGAAAAGCTGGTAGATGAGCGCATCACAGTTTACTCAGACCCGAACCATGCGGATGTGCCTACGGCACCGTTCGCTGCCGATGGTAGACCGCAGCAGAAGGTGGTATGGATAGACAAAGGCGTGGTGAAGAACCTGTACAACACCCGCTACTGGGCCTCTAACAAAGGTGCCGTGTCTACGCCTCCTCCGGGAAACATGATCATGGAGGGCGGCAACATGAGCCTCGAAGACATGATTAAAGGCACCAAGCGCGGCATACTTGTAACGCGCCTGTGGTACATCCGCACTGTAGATCCGCAGACGCTGCTTTACACCGGCCTTACGCGCGACGGTACGTTCTACATCGAGAATGGCAAGATCATGTACCCGGTTAAGAACTTCCGCTTTAACGAGAGCCCGGTGATCATGCTCAACAACCTCGATGCGCTAGGCAAGCCACAGCGCATCAGCGGCAGCATGGTACCCCCGATGCGCATCCGCGACTTTACGTTCACAAGCTTGTCTGATGCGGTGTAA
- a CDS encoding DUF4159 domain-containing protein has product MLPFTFVRLQYRSGNWDTDPRMPSNLLHSLIQYTKVEVNEHEKVVPLDSAQLFNYPFSYLSGHKLVQFNQKERQNFETYVRNGGFVFVDDCNHDVDGLFARSFEEQMRQIFGANALKKLPNSHKLYKSFFTFDEGPPTTSFELNGWGDDLVHDYLKAIEIDGRIAVLYSNKDYGCEWDYDFRNKRWLAEDNTKFGVNIIMYALMS; this is encoded by the coding sequence GTGCTACCTTTCACTTTCGTCAGACTACAGTACCGCTCCGGCAATTGGGATACCGACCCCCGTATGCCGAGCAACCTGCTGCATTCGCTTATACAGTACACCAAGGTGGAGGTAAACGAGCATGAGAAAGTGGTGCCTCTGGATAGTGCGCAGCTATTTAACTATCCCTTCAGCTATCTAAGCGGGCACAAACTGGTGCAGTTTAACCAGAAAGAGCGGCAGAACTTCGAGACCTACGTGCGCAACGGCGGCTTTGTCTTCGTGGATGATTGCAACCACGACGTAGATGGCCTTTTTGCCCGTTCCTTTGAAGAGCAGATGCGGCAGATATTTGGCGCTAACGCGCTTAAAAAACTCCCGAACAGCCACAAACTGTACAAGTCCTTTTTCACCTTTGATGAAGGGCCACCCACAACTTCCTTCGAATTGAACGGCTGGGGCGATGACTTGGTGCACGATTACCTAAAGGCTATAGAAATAGACGGCCGCATCGCCGTGCTCTACAGCAACAAAGACTACGGCTGCGAGTGGGACTACGATTTCCGGAACAAGCGCTGGCTAGCCGAAGACAACACCAAGTTCGGCGTGAACATTATTATGTATGCGCTGATGAGTTAA